A segment of the Corylus avellana chromosome ca2, CavTom2PMs-1.0 genome:
TTTATAAAGTAACATAAGAAcgtatgtcacttttataaaattaagttggaaaaaaattcttagagaaaatttttatctttttttaaaatgtgtttctcaataaaaatatattaattaattattaatcccGTTTAAGGAAACGAAAGTTATTAACCAACTGTCAACTTCTTGTTCGGTTATTAAAACGAGGGAGgagaattatttttatatgttaaagtaatcctttttttttttttcttttttaatttggatGTTGGTTTTATTTTGGCTGTAGTTGTTGTTATTATATGTTGTAATAGATGTGGGTACGTCATGCAATCTGCATTGCTATGTCACGTTTTTTGGTTGATTAGTGAACACTGAAAATGGATTACAcgatagcttttttttttttcttctaataattgaaataatttttatttattttttaatattaggatttaattaaaaaaaaatagaaaagagaaacaTTATATTTGTAATGAAATGACGTGAGCACTTATGTGATGGTGCAATTATGTGAAGACAATTAGGAGAAGAAGATTGACCAGTTTGAAAATTAATCTATAGCCGTCATTGAATGTTAACGTTCGTACACAATTAGTAATAGAAACTATATGCTACGCCCAATTTATGTCATTTCCATCATCTTTGATTATTGTAGAAGATTAGACTGGATTCCTCTTGCACTCCATGCTCTCTTTCCGTgatctttttttctcaaattcttttTGGAATATTCCCATGCTGAAGGGGATTCTCTTGTGGTAATCTTTGTTCTTCAACACCCCGACATTGTTAAAGGCTGAAAGATTGCAAATGTCATTGCTGATTCCATCTCTCTCATCTTAGCCTCCTTCACTTGGGAGGCTTGAAAAATTTACAGAAGTGCTAACTTCTGCACTCATTATGTAGTGTATTGGGTAGCGGCTAGAGCTCACTCTGACTACATTCTCACCTATtttccttcatcttcttccattCCCATTTGTAGTGAAAAAGATGCACTTCCcctttaatttatgttttctgtttttctttttctttcttgttataGTTTGTTGTTTTCTCTGGCTTTTATGGaaagtttgtttaaaaaaaaaaaaaaaaaagattagacTGGATTGCTTTCTTTGAGTTGAAAACTGACTTTTTTGGTGGTCAAAGTCCATGACCTTTTTCATGAATTGGGTTCCAATTGCCAAATTCACAACATTATCAATGAATGATGAAGTTGAATTgattttgtctttcaatatATTTAGCTTTAGAAGTGCTAACGAGtaaaacaaatgaacccaaaaaaattttcaaactgttccactctctctctccttcttccgCTCTCCacaatatattttctaatatatttaacatatgttagaatatttgatattatttactttattatgtTTCCTTACATATTCTAGGGTTTAGTTTAAGGTTTCTTACACACtacttcttctttatttataaatagaGAGCTATGTAAATAGATTATCAATATAGAAAAGATGTAATCCTATATGCTTccgctttctctcttctctctctccttcttctaCTCTCCACAATATATTCTCTagtatatttaacatggtaccagagtaaggatttttaaattaaaaaaatgcaattctctttcCTTTATCTGTCACTCAGGGTCTGCCATGtcagttttaaaaattttctaagttcatttgtttgactccctaACACTTTTCATTTAGCTTagatacttaaaaaaatattgttttttcaagatttaattttgctttattttttttttcataaaaaacttaaaagtaaaTTTAAAACACGTATGTTGTAATATGTAGGAAAATAACTTCTATTAGGTCACAGCACAAATCAATACTTTTGTGCACTCCAATACAAGCTCGACAAATCAGCATGgtacaacttaaaaaaaaaaaacaaaaaacaaaaacaaaaacaccaaatctTTCCTCCTCATTCTCTCCTAagcgttaatttttttttttttttttttttttttaaaaaaaaaaaaaaaaattgtcttttattctcttcatcatcatctacCCACCACTGCCGGCCAGTCCAGACGATAATACTGTCCAACCCAGACCAAACAGCCCGCAACTGGAATTTGAGAATCACTAAGGAagacaagtatatatatataagaggacaCAAAAGTATTAATTTGTATCATAaccttataaaaattattctcatacTGTATTATTTTGACTGTGTCTAAGCCAAATCTACATACATGTTACAAATTAAAACATATCCCACAATTCAAGGAGTAATTATGTGGCATTTAAGGAATTCAACCACATCCCATGATTGGGAGAATAtaataatttgactttttatggcAGGAGGGGGATTAATGTTTTAGTCATGCCATTTATAATTTATACCACATGTTTGAAAATTGAATAGTGCTGCTGTCATCATGACTCTTTGCAACTTCATCATCTACGTTAACAATGAGATCATCTAAGAGATTAATAATTATGTCTAAGGATTAATCGGATATTAAACACATTCatacaatgaaaataaataattttacatataacaaatcaaacacattATTTAGAAGAGGTTTGGATCTTCATAAATAagtccttgttaaaaaaaaaaaaaaaaagggattatTAGACCTTACCATGTCATCAAGATGGGATAGTTGTGTGGTttcttgcatttttattttttattttttaaagcgaacctcaaaaattaattatttctccttcacttttttttttttttttttttaaaaaaaaaaaaaaaaaaaatactaattttgaCCTAAATATCAAAATTTATGTTCATCCATGCCTTCAGGATGACCGTCGCAACAAAAGGCTAAACATAATTAGTGTGTTTGACAAATAACACTGTATTGTTCATGTTTAGTGGGagaaaaaaatgagtgtaataattagtatgaaaaagtgaaaaagtagtattgaaaaatggaaaaaatttgttttgtattaatttttttttatttgaataatagtaaaaagtaaatagtatgatataaaaagtgaatgatgtgatataaaagtgagaatgttttgttattgatttttttgtggAATGAAATGAATAGTGTTGAGACAGTTGTCCAGCAGTGACAGACCGCGAAGTGGGGGTGTGGCGGTCGTGCTACCTCCGATGCCTAAATTAGAATGTGAGTAGAAATAAGAGtaaatataataatcaaataagaaTAACTGAGAATAGTTAAGGATATAATTTACTGCCCTTTTGACATTGCggtatgtgttttttttatagatGGAGCTTGAGAGTGAGAGTCCTCACAGGACTCTCACTTACTTTTCTCAAATATTGGTAACCACTCTTAGAAAGTGGGATTGAGTTTGTTGAGAGGATATATGTCCCATAATAATCTCTGGGAGGCTGCATGATGAGAGGATATATGTCCCATAATAATCTCTGGGAGGCTACATGATGCCCCCTTCATGTACCTTGACTCATTTCGATGAGATCTGGTGTGTTATCCCTTATCTAGTTTGTTGAGGGATAGTTGGGCTTCCTTGATTTGCTAGATATGCATGATATTGTAGCCAACCGCTTGGTTTGGTGTGAATCATGCTGTAGTGTGTGAGCTTTAGACACTTACACTCAGAGGCTTTGCAATGTGGATCCTCTATGGGGTAGTGACCCTTTATTTGGGCCTTAAGAGATATTTTATATCAACAAATAGTGTTTGAGAATGttggtgttgtttaacaaacaaggcaaATTAAGTGCACATGACAAATTTAAAGCGTTGGTGGAAATATGTGTAGTTGGCAATTTCGTATTCTACTTTTTTTAGATGGACTTTCCAAGGGAAGTCAATTTAGTGCAGCATTTCAAATCATCAAGAGGACGaaattatgaaagaaaaaacttttgacAGTAAGGGTATCTTTGAAAGTAGGAAAGGACATGGTTGACGTGAAGtataatatacatataaaacTGCATGCAATTGGTAGGGCGTTTATCTTGATGGCAACTCTATTAGGTTtaaggttaaaatttttttggcgcAAATAGTTTTTAGGGGTCACATCCGTTTCGCACAGGTCTGAAATTTGCTCGGCAAAGGTAGGTAGAGACGAAGAAACTTTCCATAAAAAGATTTTAAATGGATGTTCAATCATTCTAAACTAACTATAAGAGTGGTCGACCCACTCCCTATTCTCCCTTTAACCAAGAAGATGGTTTGGCCATTTTAAATGAACAATCCAACAAATAGACTATTGCATTGGATCTAAATCCCCAAAATCCATTGTCCCCTCCCCCGACCCAAGCCCTCATGGTCATTTCATTTCCTCACCGGTCTCCAAAATataaaatccaaatccaaaaagAAATTCTACATGGTGATTCGATTTAATCCTCTTATTCCTCCTCTTCgtcatcatctttttcttcttaattctaTTAATCATTATATTGTGTTATTTGCTAGTGAAAAAGTTTTGATATCTAAATTACGTGTAGGTATAGTGTCAACAACAGCAGGGAAAGACGTAAAAAGTGGCAGATAAAAAACTATGGTCACAGGCAGATTTGAAGTggtaaagagaaaatttggacCAGGAAAATCAGGTTGGctttgataatatataaattctcACATTAATAGGAAACAATCAACAACAATGTCCATCCAATAGTAAACAGGAAGGTGGAACCGAGCTTACTTGAAAGAAACACGAAAAATATTTACACTTATCAACCACCCAGAACACAAAAATTAGGATAATGCACcatcatcaattttaaatagtgTAATCTGTCGAGCCAGAAAGCATAATTTTGAGaaagttatataaaaattgtttccaaatgagctgaaaataaatatttggcGAATCACATAGAGACCGGAACTACAAATTAGTTTCAAAATTGGCTAATTTTCCATGGGTCCGGCAATTCAATTGGAAAACACAAACTATTGCAAGAACAAAAACAGCTCTGACTGGATAATAATAGCAAAAGCTCACAGCCGTCTCCCTCGTCTACCACCCTTCCTACGAGTGCTATCACTGGGAATTGGAGTGACATCCTCTGAAACATAAGTTCAAGGTCAAAATTAAATCGCCATTAATACACGAGAAAACAGGTTCAAGGCATAGTTTCGAAACAATGTAAACCTCAAGCTGCATTGCATAAAAGACATGCACTCCTCTAAGATTATATGTTGAATTAACTCCTTAAACATTATGTGAAGTTAAATCTTCTAacaaaccctaattttaaagcTATGCTGTTGGATGACGGAAATGGATACCAATTTGAAATTGTGAAAATTGCATTCTTGGGAATAAGAGGCTTACCTATACGTCCAATTTTCATTCCAGAACGAGCAAGTGCGCGGAGAGCAGACTGTGCCCCAGGACCAGGTGTTTTTGTCTTGTTACCGCCAGTGGCACGGAGCTTGATGTGCAGCGCAGTAATGCCAAGTTCCtgctttttaaatattgaaactTAGTAAAGTGACTTTGCAGTCGAAGACAACCATAATGTTTCATAATGATGAATGAGAGAATGACTACAAAAGCAAAGTcccatctcaaaaaaaaaaaaaaaaaaaaaagttcaaatgaTCCATAcagcaaaaaaatatttggatttCAAATCAACCTGAAAATGGAACATTTTAATCGAAATTAACGAATAAATAAAGCTTTCTAAAAGAGACATCAACAGCATGAGTGCTCAGTTCCCAACACTAAAGCAATCTAATCAAAGTTAGTTTCAGCTTAGAAGATCAGTTTGAGAGAATATATAGAGAGAAGAGATATACCTTGCATCTCTGAGCAACATCCTGAGCTGCAAGCATGGCAGCATATGGTGAAGACTCATCTCTGTCAGCTTTCACCTTCATCCCACCTGTATTTAGATTACATTAACAAGCTACGAAGCAGTTGCTCAATCCACAATATGTAAACTATTACACATTCAGGCATCCTAGATTCTATCACAGGAATGAAGGTTCCCAGATTTCTTAAACACATAAGGAGAAATATAGAAGGAACTCGCTAAAAATCAGGTTTTATAGAAAAGAACTCCCATAATTAGGAGATGGCTTAGACTTCTACTAGTTAGATAATCAGTTATGATATACATTATTGTTGACAgcccaaagttttaaaaaagaacttttggatTATACGTCTGTGAAGTAaacacaaaaatatatacaaaaaatatccaTGCTGCCCCATCTACCAATTACCAACCAATAGGCATACATAAATTCTCAGGAAGGATAAATACATATAACATATCCCATAGTATAACTATAAGATGTAAGGTCCATGATATTTGAACACAACTAATGGcctccacacaaaaaaaaacaaaatagaaagtgATACACATAATATTTAGcataaagaaagattttaatttccTTACCTGTAATTCGAACAAGTGTTTCACCACCTGAGAGATCAGTCACATGCTGCAGATCAACCAAAAGTACACTTTCAGTCAGACTCCTaggaattttaaattttaaaaaaaccgaACAAACAAATTATACTTACAATAAATGTGTCATTAAATGACGCAAAAATGTGGGCAacaccaaaaacttgttctcCTTCTCTTACAGAAGGTCCAAGGGTCACATTTTCTTCCTTTGGCTCCCTAGTCTTCCTCCTCGACTAGTACCcatcaacataaaaacatataaaactAAAGAGAGTCAGAAACCATGCAATCTTGCAAGTCTGACAATAGCTCTTTTCTTTATACATAATATGAAGGATTTAATAGGTAAAATGTACAGCACAATCTATCTTGCACCGCTGAAACTCTTGCAGTCAAGAGCTGGTACTGTGCCCTAATTCAATGTAAGCAGCTGTGTTAACTTACTGCCTGACAATACTTGAGCCAGCCAGCTCGGCCAGCTGCAAGACAATAACTCATGTAAATCAAATTAACATGTTCTGTAGCTATTCTGATGCTGAAGCATAGGTCAAAGCAAGGGGATACAAAAGACACAACCAATCCACTTGAATTACACTTGACATAACTAAATTGCATCAGTCGAACAGCTTGAGCATATTCAAAACTTCAATAAACAAGACAAGGCATGGCTCATGAACAAGAGCAGCAAGAAAAGCTTCAATCGAACCAGTCAATCTTCAGAcccgaaaaataaaaaaggtaaattGACTCTAACTTTTTCTACATGTTAATACTGGCATAAGATACAAGGCTGAGAGATGTTTTGTATCGTTGCTAATAACCAAACTTTACCTACAAAAGCCCCCAGAAAGTAACCTACATGCATAACATGTTAGGCAATTCCATCTAACAAACACCTTACAAACATGCTGTTAAAGAAATGTAAAAGGGTACTTCTCTAAGGAATTTGCAAAAGCCATTGCTTTTGAAATCTATCCTTCACGTGCCTGAAACAAACTTATTGAAGTGACCTATACAGATTGTACATTGCTTTTCAGTCAGTAGATAAATACTACATGTTGTAAGAAAGAACCTATACATAATACATAAAAAAGAGGAATTCACAAACATTTCAATTGATTACCTACGCGTACGCAGATCTTTACCATATAGGAAAtaaaactcatttttcttaaaattattatttttaaaaaaataaaaataaagcatttgCATCGTATTCATATTGCtttactttcaaaaaaataataatttcaacgCCCAAATCACACCAAAGTTACAAACAGATTCAAATCCTCTTAAAGAATTTTTCTCTTATCGTGCACAATTTAAAGGCCATAAGACTaaaaaacatcataaatttTGTAGATGGTATCTAAAATGCAAATCAATTTCCTAAACTATGCACAGAACCGACAATCTTCTaatcctgaaaaaaaaaaaaaaaaaaaaaaaaaaacccaaagcTTCTAGATCtgaaatgaaacaaaatttaaaccGCAACCCTAAGAGGTTTCACTTGCAATTGAAAGCGTATGTAGAGAAAGAGGACTCGAAAGTAAACGACGTGGTACAGAATAAGAGAATTGGGGGAGAGCCGATATCGCATTCGATCTTAGTTTACCATGGCTTCCAAGTGATGAGATTAAGAGCTCTAGGGTTTCTGAGGAGGCTCTGACGCTTCTTTCAGCTGCAAAAGCCCTAAAGAGAAGAAGAGTGAGAAAGGTTGTCACAGCGTCGTTTTATATGAGAAGATGCGCTAGGGTTTTGCCACGACGAAAGCGAGTGAAGAATGGGATTTACAGAAATGTCCTTCGATTTCCTTTATATTAATATGCTACCTTTGGTATTGGGATTAACGTGAAATAACACTTCTATTCATTTTGTGGATCCGGATCCTCTCGGtccattttattttgtggattCAGACTTTTCTAgctataatttttaaaaagaaattttaggaTCATAAATAGAATACATgttttactaataaaaaaaagaataaaatattatttaaaatttttttaaaaattaaataaataatggggCTGTTAGCCATCTCATCTTGACCATAAGAAGTGACATGCCAACCCCATTTTAACCCAATGGCcagttaggggtggccgaaccatgcacccccatggcctacggggtggttcggccacccttgCAAAAGGAGGTGGCCAAATTACTCCCAATAGCCTGAGCCACCCCGGTTGAGCTTGAAGTTGGCTTTGgcagcccttgggggtggccgaaccacccccatggcaaTGACAAaccctattattattattattattatttgatttggcccttgggggtggccggccacctcccCTAGGGCAAAAATGGGATGGTCGGCCAcaccattatttttttattattttgtttttttattttttttaaagactttaaataataattttttattattttattataagaacatgtgtcctatttgtggtcCTAGAATTTCTTCTAAGAAATTTTTAATAGCCATGAAATTGATACTTTttagtccattttggactggagaggatccagaTCCTCATTTTGTCAATTTATTATTCCTACAACAATTACTCTAGAGGAATTTCTACTATTTTCCTGTTGGAAATAGCacaacgatttttttttaaaaaaatggaattgGAGAAATCACAATataagcaattaaaaaaaaagggtgggctACCCAAATAAAAGCTTCAAAACAACTTGAAAAGAGTGTAATAAAGCCTAAAActattgcttaaaaaaaaaaacccaaagcTGTTGTGAATTGGTCAAGAAAAAATGACCCTACCCACTGAGAGAACTGATACCGCCACCTTTTGAGAACATTATTTAAATAGCAGATGCAACAAGTAAAAATATGTTCCACAACAAGAGAAGATGCACCGAAGAAGAATGAATCGGAGCTACAAAAGATAAGCATCACCATGGTACTAAAGACAGCGCAGCTAAGAGGCATACAAAGGGGCACAAATAAAACTATCATCGACACAAAAgctctccatctctctccttCCCACTCTCTCTCGTGGGTTTTTTTACTATCAGTCAGGATTATGTCCAATATGAATCTAATTTCGGGTATTCGAATGAATTTATGAACTCCATTATTTGATCTTCTTACAAAGATTTTGAATTGCTTCACGGTacatgtttttcaaaattttggtaattttggccTTGCCATGAATCAAACCCGTGATAGCGAATATCACTATTGATGTAAACTACATAAATTAACCTGtccaaaattttattgtaattttcaCGGTCACATTGATAGTAAGCACTTGAAAGTGCACATAATATTTCACTTCCATCcctaaggagtagctcaatcggctatagaccacgcctaataaagcggaggtcactagtttaaattctCATCTCCctctcttgtgtgaacatgtcaaaatatatatatatatatatatatatattccaaaaaGAGGGAAAAT
Coding sequences within it:
- the LOC132172270 gene encoding small ribosomal subunit protein uS11x, producing the protein MSRRKTREPKEENVTLGPSVREGEQVFGVAHIFASFNDTFIHVTDLSGGETLVRITGGMKVKADRDESSPYAAMLAAQDVAQRCKELGITALHIKLRATGGNKTKTPGPGAQSALRALARSGMKIGRIEDVTPIPSDSTRRKGGRRGRRL